The Leguminivora glycinivorella isolate SPB_JAAS2020 chromosome 17, LegGlyc_1.1, whole genome shotgun sequence genome has a window encoding:
- the LOC125235556 gene encoding connectin-like → MDSKYLILIIVFATIEISVVGNRHSERRRWKYEKAVKTPFVNVCNIEDRSARIHCYCDSIEYKMAMKADCWIFNGDITEDDPFWTNFLSQPKLEILGFSVRADSKVTYIPAKIIIRLENLQYFRIQYANISHIPPFVFTNSSTLREISLPKNKITKLERKSFSNMILLVNVSLVQNRISELERDVFYMLPNLRRLTLSDNNITILHEGCFKHLNNLVKLDLDSNLLTVVTREDFRGLSNLITLNMRNNKLSMIGDFAFSKLWALQELSLDENEIQFISQKGFAGLARLRKLSLTDNNLRTLDAGVLDNFEKLTVLDLQNNNLDTLKQETMQSVLGSMKSNNALISLEGNKLTCDCSLRWIFGLNNETRSKRLKAALESVTCIMDDKSNMAIGEKKNIPKNQTTNDYENDEFDDEVDTVEYKNLLRELSPEMLRCSNKISHEASDSPPTDNEVSNHYSTSSYVAVATTLYMSISVSILF, encoded by the exons ATGGACTCTAAATATCTAATCCTAATTATTGTTTTCGCAACAATTGAAATCAGCGTTGTAGGGAACCGGCACAGTGAACGGCGCAGATGGAAATACGAAAAAGCTGTTAAGACACCATTCGTCAATGTTTGTAACATCGAGGACCGGAGCGCCAGGATACATTGCTATTGCGATAGCATAGAATATAAAATGGCTATGAAGGCGGATTGCTGGATTTTTAATGGCGACATCACCGAAGACGACCCGTTTTGGACAAACTTTTTGTCTCAACCTAAATTAGAGATACTTGGGTTCAGTGTTAGAGCTGACAGCAAAGTCACTTACATACCCGCAAAAATCATAATTCGACTAGAAAACCTCCAGTACTTTCGCATCCAGTACGCAAACATATCACACATACCTCCTTTTGTTTTTACAAACTCGTCGACACTAAGAGAGATATCGCTACCGaaaaacaaaataacaaaattgGAAAGAAAGTCATTCTCGAACATGATACTGTTGGTAAATGTTAGTTTGGTCCAGAATCGGATTTCAGAGTTGGAACGTGACGTTTTCTACATGCTCCCGAACTTGCGCCGGCTGACCTTATCAGATAACAATATAACTATTCTTCATGAAGGGTGCTTCAAGCATCTCAACAATTTGGTGAAATTAGACCTGGACAGTAATTTGCTGACTGTAGTGACTAGGGAAGACTTCCGAGGTCTCTCCAACTTGATTACTCTTAACATGAGGAACAACAAATTGTCGATGATAGGTGACTTCGCGTTTTCGAAACTTTGGGCCCTTCAGGAACTTTCGCTGGACGAAAACGAAATACAATTTATATCGCAAAAGGGCTTCGCTGGATTGGCACGACTGAGGAAACTTTCTTTGACTGATAATAACTTGCGAACGTTAGACGCTGGTGTTTTGGATAATTTTGAGAAGTTGACCGTTTTGGACTTACAGAACAACAACTTGGACACTCTAAAACAGGAGACTATGCAAAGTGTTCTGGGGAGCATGAAGTCGAATAACGCCTTAATCTCTCTTGAGG GTAACAAACTGACTTGCGACTGCAGCCTCCGCTGGATTTTCGGCCTCAACAACGAAACTCGAAGCAAACGCTTAAAAGCAGCTCTCGAAAGCGTAACTTGCATCATGGACGATAAATCCAACATGGCAATTGGCGAGAAGAAGAATATACCGAAAAACCAGACAACAAATGATTATGAGAATGATGAATTTGATGATGAAGTTGATACAGTTGAATATAAAAATCTGTTACGAGAATTATCACCAGAAATGCTACGTTGCTCGAATAAAATTAGTCACGAAGCGTCTGATTCGCCTCCGACAGACAATGAAGTGAGCAATCACTATTCAACGTCGAGTTATGTTGCCGTAGCAACGACGTTATATATGTCAATCTCTGTTAGcatattattttaa